The Acetivibrio saccincola genome window below encodes:
- a CDS encoding methyl-accepting chemotaxis protein yields the protein MKKITPKLPELFKQIKKKAEATVKRTVKRIAKKAAKTTAKTTAKTTAKTKDLKSLSTTLSIAFITVSGIILLGNTAINTYINYSGNCKLVENQQHIIADEAVKQVKNYIHKKMDMMSSMVLVSDLTEVETEEQKRIMSRLLNVDSSFRQLALLNSSGEELSRISRLASSLDGQLTEENIKDLFSNMGYKDFYISSVFIDEMSFEPIILLATPIKDVFGDLKGALIAEINLKFMWDVVSSMEIGKEGTAYVVDRKGNLIAFHDISRVIRGENLLNINLISKFANGENAENDGENNVINSERSKGILGKKSVITYVPLGEPDWAIVVEIPVSEADATIIRSIWISIFIIFFGFVFAVFTGIFISKRITRPVIKLRNATRIISEGDLDAQIDVDCNNEIGELALNFNYMVSNINNIIIEIKDALKIIMDKSLELKKSSNESAEAAKSVTIAMEQISAGTEEQAHEAEKTSEQIYNLGSQIDYAVSKAMEVEEITESTKKLSIKSKDTIKLLTEKSKETDRITKEFTEDTRKLNESMEKIQKITDAISAITKKTSLLSLNATIEAAKAGDAGQGFSVIAKEINSLSTQSKESAKMIKPLLKEIKLQTEASINTSKRVHKIMEEQMQAVVSTQYAFDEIITSMDNVIEKIIELNNVIGKIEDVKTSTINSVVAIRSILEETAASTEKVTAASENQSLIAEQVNKFAQSLYHMGERLVATTNIFKTKKSN from the coding sequence ATGAAAAAAATAACCCCTAAATTGCCGGAACTTTTCAAACAAATTAAGAAAAAAGCAGAGGCTACAGTAAAGAGGACAGTAAAAAGAATAGCAAAGAAAGCAGCTAAGACAACAGCAAAGACAACAGCAAAGACAACAGCAAAGACAAAAGACTTAAAAAGCCTGTCTACAACACTCTCAATTGCTTTTATAACGGTAAGTGGTATTATTCTTCTGGGTAATACAGCAATTAACACTTATATTAACTATAGCGGCAATTGCAAGCTTGTAGAAAATCAGCAGCATATCATTGCAGATGAAGCTGTAAAGCAAGTAAAAAACTACATTCATAAAAAAATGGACATGATGTCATCAATGGTGCTTGTTAGTGATTTGACAGAAGTAGAGACAGAAGAACAAAAGCGGATAATGAGCAGGCTCCTCAATGTGGATAGTTCCTTTAGACAGTTAGCACTTCTAAACAGCAGCGGAGAAGAACTGAGCAGGATTTCCCGCCTGGCTTCATCTCTAGATGGCCAGCTTACAGAAGAAAATATAAAAGATTTGTTTTCTAACATGGGCTATAAAGATTTTTATATAAGCTCTGTATTTATAGATGAAATGTCTTTTGAGCCCATTATTCTTTTGGCAACGCCTATAAAAGATGTCTTTGGGGATTTAAAGGGTGCATTGATTGCAGAAATAAATTTAAAGTTTATGTGGGATGTAGTATCTTCAATGGAAATAGGCAAAGAAGGGACAGCATATGTGGTGGACAGAAAGGGCAATCTTATTGCTTTTCACGATATTAGCCGGGTAATAAGAGGAGAAAACCTTTTAAATATAAATTTAATTTCAAAGTTTGCAAATGGTGAAAATGCTGAAAACGATGGTGAAAACAATGTAATAAACAGCGAAAGATCAAAGGGTATCTTAGGTAAAAAATCGGTAATTACATATGTACCTTTAGGAGAGCCGGACTGGGCAATTGTGGTTGAAATACCTGTTTCAGAAGCAGATGCAACTATAATAAGAAGCATTTGGATATCAATATTTATAATATTTTTTGGGTTTGTATTTGCGGTATTTACAGGAATTTTTATATCAAAGCGGATTACCAGACCGGTTATAAAGCTTAGAAACGCAACAAGGATAATTAGTGAAGGTGACTTGGATGCACAAATTGATGTAGATTGTAATAATGAAATAGGGGAACTGGCTTTAAACTTTAATTACATGGTTTCAAACATCAATAATATTATAATAGAAATAAAAGATGCTTTAAAAATAATAATGGACAAAAGTTTAGAATTAAAAAAGAGTTCAAATGAGTCAGCAGAAGCTGCAAAGTCAGTTACAATTGCCATGGAACAGATTAGTGCAGGTACAGAAGAACAAGCTCACGAGGCAGAGAAGACGTCAGAACAAATATACAATCTTGGAAGCCAGATAGACTATGCTGTATCTAAGGCAATGGAAGTAGAAGAAATTACAGAGTCTACAAAAAAGCTAAGTATTAAATCTAAAGATACAATTAAATTGTTAACTGAAAAGTCCAAAGAAACAGACAGAATAACAAAAGAATTTACAGAAGACACGAGAAAACTTAATGAAAGTATGGAAAAGATACAAAAAATTACAGATGCTATAAGTGCAATCACTAAAAAAACCAGTTTGTTATCATTAAATGCAACCATTGAAGCAGCTAAAGCAGGTGATGCAGGTCAGGGGTTTTCTGTAATAGCAAAAGAAATAAACAGTCTTTCAACTCAATCTAAAGAGTCAGCAAAAATGATAAAACCTCTTTTAAAAGAAATAAAACTTCAAACAGAAGCCTCCATAAATACCTCCAAAAGGGTTCATAAAATTATGGAAGAGCAAATGCAGGCAGTGGTTTCAACACAATATGCATTTGATGAAATAATTACTTCTATGGACAATGTGATAGAAAAAATTATAGAATTAAATAATGTAATAGGCAAAATAGAGGATGTTAAAACAAGTACAATTAACTCAGTGGTAGCCATTAGAAGTATTCTAGAAGAAACTGCTGCATCCACTGAGAAAGTTACCGCTGCTTCTGAAAATCAAAGTTTAATTGCAGAGCAGGTAAATAAATTTGCCCAAAGCCTGTATCATATGGGAGAAAGGCTTGTAGCAACTACCAACATATTTAAGACAAAAAAGAGTAATTAA
- a CDS encoding mechanosensitive ion channel — MRQLQDLLNYFEDLLPSLVTAIILLVVAYLAALIAKAIVVKGLKLLKLEKYTDKLGVVDEVTGSSLEFIGKLVFLIVFLMFLPAVLDRLGMQNVSNTISGLVSQFINFIPNIIAAILILVFGVFIARIIRQLITPMLKRLNIDKLQEKAGVGGDESVTLSSMISYVIYVIILIPIIIAALQTLNITAISQPATVVLDQIFTIIPQIIVAIILIVIGTYVARITGKLLTNLLSGIGADAVTKKIISTDSSKMKDFSLSKVIGEVVKYIIILLFVVQALNVIKLDVLQSVGEAIIAYLPFVISAIIIMGVALFFATWLESIMRKKYPNATLTTLIVKYAIIIIAVFMTLIQLDIASSIVNAAFIIILGAIAIAFAIAFGMGGREFAAKTMEKLSQQNNSNEK; from the coding sequence ATGAGGCAATTGCAAGATTTGTTAAACTACTTCGAAGATCTGCTTCCTTCTCTGGTGACAGCAATTATTTTACTGGTGGTAGCTTACTTAGCAGCATTGATTGCAAAGGCAATAGTGGTAAAAGGTTTAAAACTGCTTAAATTGGAAAAGTACACTGACAAATTAGGTGTAGTGGACGAAGTAACAGGAAGTTCTCTAGAATTTATAGGAAAGTTAGTATTTTTGATTGTCTTTTTAATGTTCCTGCCTGCAGTTTTAGACAGACTTGGTATGCAAAACGTTTCAAACACCATTTCGGGATTGGTTTCCCAGTTTATAAATTTCATACCTAATATTATAGCTGCCATACTTATATTAGTGTTTGGAGTGTTTATAGCCAGGATAATCCGTCAGCTTATTACACCTATGTTAAAGAGACTTAATATTGACAAACTCCAGGAAAAAGCAGGTGTTGGAGGAGACGAGAGTGTTACACTTTCTTCAATGATTTCCTATGTTATTTATGTAATAATTTTAATTCCCATAATCATTGCAGCATTGCAAACATTAAATATAACCGCTATATCGCAACCGGCTACAGTGGTGCTGGATCAGATATTTACCATAATTCCTCAGATTATAGTTGCTATCATATTAATTGTAATAGGAACATATGTGGCGAGAATAACAGGAAAACTTCTGACAAATCTCCTTTCCGGTATCGGAGCAGATGCAGTTACTAAAAAAATCATCAGCACAGACAGCTCAAAAATGAAGGATTTTTCCCTTTCTAAAGTAATAGGTGAAGTTGTAAAGTACATTATAATACTGCTGTTTGTTGTACAGGCCCTTAATGTCATTAAACTGGATGTACTCCAGTCAGTGGGAGAAGCAATAATAGCATACCTTCCATTCGTTATCAGTGCTATTATTATAATGGGTGTGGCTCTTTTCTTTGCTACATGGCTTGAAAGTATCATGAGGAAAAAATATCCTAATGCTACTTTGACAACTTTAATTGTGAAGTATGCTATTATCATTATTGCAGTATTTATGACACTTATACAGCTTGACATTGCATCATCCATTGTAAACGCTGCATTTATAATTATACTAGGAGCTATAGCTATAGCCTTTGCCATTGCCTTTGGAATGGGAGGACGTGAATTTGCAGCTAAGACAATGGAAAAATTAAGTCAGCAAAATAATTCTAATGAAAAATAA
- a CDS encoding heavy metal translocating P-type ATPase, which yields MAVSENIKKASLIDKEKNLEKVTLKVKGMHCVSCANNIERTLKKTGGVESASVNFAVEKVTIEYDPEKTGLKDIQKKVSDIGFELVIEEDKDVERDEKIDEDEIEVNKAKKKMLASLAISAAMMTIMMINMFVAPVPGYLLIAALLGFPVVFLAGWHVHVGSFKALKNKSPNMDVLVSLGSLPPYLIGLLGFFIPIQTFVEMATSIMTFHLLGKYLEVRAKGKASQAIKKLLEMGAKSARIIVDGRETEVPINDLQIGDIMLVRPGEKIPTDGVVVEGSSLVDESMATGESMPVKREKGDEVIGATINKHGLLKVKVTKVGKDTFLSQVIKMVEECQGSKVPIQEFADRVTGYFVPAIIIITIATFISYNVFSEFHLGIIKWASAFLPWVNPDTPPLILAFITATAVLVISCPCALGLGTPTALMVGSGMGAERGILIRNGEAIQTLKDVNAIAFDKTGTITKGKPEVTDVIPLNGANEKDVFYYAATIENASEHPLAHAILEKANDEKINLGEVSGFNAIVGMGVEGYTDGERVLVGNRKLMRENKISYEHHEKELIKLEEEAKTAMLISKGDKLIGIIAVADPVKEDAKKAIEELERMGIKTAMITGDNKRTADAIGKKVGISHVISEVLPDGKVEEIKNLQREYDVVAMVGDGINDAPALKQSNVGIAIGTGTDIAIEAADITLVRGDLGDVISSIKLSKATFRKIKENYFWAWFYNAVAIPVAVLGLLHPMIGAGAMAMSSLNVVYNSLRLKKANIEPGFKGVFKETPQKILKNPDII from the coding sequence ATGGCTGTGTCTGAAAATATTAAAAAAGCTTCTTTGATAGATAAAGAGAAGAATTTAGAAAAAGTTACATTGAAAGTTAAAGGAATGCACTGTGTTTCTTGTGCCAACAACATAGAAAGAACTTTAAAGAAAACCGGCGGGGTTGAATCAGCAAGTGTAAACTTTGCTGTAGAAAAGGTAACAATTGAGTATGACCCTGAAAAGACAGGGCTTAAAGATATACAGAAAAAAGTTTCTGATATAGGTTTTGAGTTGGTCATAGAAGAAGATAAAGATGTGGAAAGAGATGAAAAAATAGATGAAGATGAAATTGAAGTTAATAAAGCAAAGAAAAAAATGCTTGCATCTCTTGCTATATCAGCTGCCATGATGACAATTATGATGATAAATATGTTTGTTGCACCTGTCCCGGGGTATCTTTTAATTGCGGCACTCCTTGGTTTTCCCGTTGTATTTTTAGCCGGGTGGCATGTTCATGTGGGAAGCTTTAAAGCCCTTAAAAACAAAAGTCCCAATATGGATGTTTTGGTGTCCCTTGGTTCTTTACCCCCTTACTTAATTGGATTACTGGGATTTTTTATTCCTATACAGACTTTTGTTGAGATGGCTACATCTATTATGACTTTTCATTTACTTGGAAAGTACTTAGAAGTGCGTGCAAAGGGAAAAGCCTCACAGGCAATTAAAAAGCTCCTCGAAATGGGGGCAAAAAGTGCAAGGATTATAGTTGACGGAAGGGAAACGGAGGTACCGATAAATGATTTACAGATAGGGGATATTATGTTGGTGCGTCCCGGGGAGAAAATCCCTACAGACGGTGTTGTAGTTGAAGGAAGCAGTCTGGTGGATGAATCCATGGCTACCGGGGAATCCATGCCTGTAAAAAGGGAAAAGGGGGATGAAGTCATTGGTGCAACCATTAATAAGCATGGCCTTTTAAAAGTAAAAGTCACCAAAGTAGGAAAGGACACATTTTTATCACAGGTTATAAAAATGGTTGAAGAATGCCAGGGTTCTAAAGTGCCAATCCAGGAATTTGCCGACAGGGTCACAGGATACTTTGTTCCTGCAATAATAATTATTACAATAGCCACATTTATATCATACAATGTGTTTTCTGAATTTCATTTGGGCATTATAAAGTGGGCTTCTGCTTTTCTTCCATGGGTAAATCCTGATACACCCCCCCTTATACTGGCCTTTATCACAGCAACTGCCGTCCTTGTAATCTCCTGTCCTTGTGCACTTGGGCTGGGGACACCTACAGCTTTAATGGTGGGCAGCGGCATGGGAGCAGAACGGGGAATTCTTATAAGAAATGGTGAAGCCATACAAACCCTAAAGGATGTAAATGCAATTGCCTTTGACAAAACCGGAACCATTACTAAGGGTAAGCCGGAAGTTACTGATGTAATCCCGCTAAACGGTGCAAATGAAAAAGATGTTTTTTACTATGCAGCTACAATAGAAAATGCATCTGAGCATCCTTTAGCCCATGCCATCCTGGAAAAAGCAAATGATGAGAAAATTAATTTAGGGGAAGTTTCGGGATTTAATGCAATTGTTGGCATGGGAGTAGAAGGATATACAGACGGAGAAAGGGTGCTTGTGGGAAATAGAAAATTAATGAGGGAAAACAAAATTTCCTATGAACACCATGAAAAAGAATTGATTAAATTAGAAGAAGAGGCAAAGACCGCTATGCTGATTTCTAAAGGAGACAAACTTATAGGAATTATAGCGGTGGCAGACCCTGTAAAAGAGGATGCTAAAAAGGCAATAGAAGAATTGGAAAGAATGGGAATTAAGACAGCCATGATTACAGGGGATAATAAAAGAACTGCTGATGCTATAGGAAAAAAAGTAGGAATCAGCCATGTTATTTCAGAAGTTTTGCCGGATGGTAAAGTGGAAGAGATAAAAAATTTACAGAGAGAATATGATGTAGTAGCCATGGTGGGGGACGGCATCAATGACGCACCTGCCCTGAAACAGTCCAATGTTGGTATTGCAATAGGCACAGGTACCGATATTGCTATAGAAGCTGCAGACATTACCCTGGTAAGAGGGGATCTAGGCGACGTTATATCTTCCATAAAGCTTTCTAAAGCCACTTTTAGAAAGATTAAAGAAAATTATTTCTGGGCATGGTTTTACAACGCTGTGGCAATACCTGTGGCAGTTTTAGGATTGCTGCACCCCATGATTGGTGCCGGGGCTATGGCTATGAGTTCACTGAATGTGGTTTACAACTCACTAAGGCTTAAAAAAGCAAATATTGAACCAGGCTTTAAAGGAGTTTTTAAGGAAACACCGCAAAAAATTTTAAAAAACCCTGATATTATATAA
- a CDS encoding spore germination protein, with the protein MLSENLEENIKFLKLKFMDCFDVIFREFTLGKNETKCLLVYIQEIVNTETINKNFFHSLMEDFNVYNVNLDKKEALEAIKNKFIEIGNVEKITLLEEAVEDILDGKCVFLISGISAGLSLNTSKWQHRSIGEPISEAVVRGPSESFTEAISINISLIRKRLKTHNLKMEKLEIGHLSRTRVVMSYIKGVACEKVVNEARKRLEKIDIDSINDSGEIEQFIEDNPYSPFPQISYTERPDIVSACLSDGKVAVLVDGSPLVLVFPAVFVDFLSSPEDYYVRFYFGTFIRMLRYIAFVIALFLPSIYVAMTTYHQEMIPMSLLTTLIAVRAAVPFPAVIEALLMEFTFEVLKKAGIRLPKPIGEAVSIVGALILGELAVSIGIVSNVMVIIVAFTGIASFVIPKYNQSISIRLLRFPLMILAGSTGLFGIITGFLFLLIHLVSLRSFGVPYFSPFSPLSLPDWKDSMVRFPIWTLRKKPEFMKKRSSKIR; encoded by the coding sequence ATGTTGTCAGAAAACCTGGAAGAAAATATAAAATTTTTAAAACTTAAGTTTATGGATTGTTTTGATGTGATATTTAGAGAGTTTACACTAGGAAAAAATGAGACTAAGTGTCTTTTGGTATATATCCAGGAAATTGTTAATACAGAGACTATAAATAAAAACTTTTTTCATTCCCTTATGGAGGACTTCAACGTCTATAATGTTAATTTGGATAAAAAAGAGGCTTTGGAAGCAATTAAAAATAAATTTATTGAAATAGGCAACGTAGAAAAAATTACTTTGTTAGAGGAAGCTGTAGAAGATATATTAGACGGGAAATGTGTTTTTTTAATTTCAGGGATTTCTGCCGGGCTTTCTTTAAATACATCAAAATGGCAGCACCGGTCAATTGGAGAACCCATTAGTGAAGCGGTAGTAAGGGGACCATCAGAAAGTTTTACAGAAGCTATATCTATAAACATTTCTCTGATTAGAAAGAGGCTTAAGACACATAATCTTAAGATGGAAAAACTTGAAATAGGGCATCTTAGCAGGACAAGGGTGGTAATGTCATACATAAAGGGGGTTGCCTGTGAAAAAGTAGTAAATGAAGCGAGAAAAAGGCTTGAGAAAATAGATATTGATTCTATTAATGACAGTGGGGAAATTGAACAGTTTATTGAAGACAACCCCTACTCTCCTTTTCCTCAGATTTCTTATACTGAAAGACCGGATATTGTATCCGCATGTCTGTCTGATGGGAAGGTGGCGGTTTTAGTGGACGGTTCACCCTTAGTACTTGTATTCCCTGCAGTTTTTGTGGATTTTTTAAGTTCCCCTGAAGACTATTATGTAAGGTTTTATTTTGGCACTTTCATAAGAATGCTCCGCTATATTGCCTTTGTTATAGCCCTTTTTTTGCCTTCTATATATGTTGCTATGACAACTTACCACCAGGAAATGATCCCAATGTCCCTTCTTACAACACTTATTGCCGTAAGGGCTGCTGTACCTTTTCCTGCTGTGATAGAAGCCCTTTTAATGGAGTTTACTTTTGAAGTACTAAAGAAAGCGGGAATAAGGCTACCAAAGCCTATAGGCGAAGCTGTAAGTATAGTTGGAGCCCTTATATTAGGAGAATTAGCGGTAAGTATAGGAATTGTATCAAATGTAATGGTTATAATTGTTGCCTTTACTGGAATTGCCTCCTTTGTAATTCCAAAATACAACCAATCCATATCCATAAGGCTTTTGAGATTTCCGCTAATGATTTTAGCAGGGTCTACCGGGCTTTTTGGGATAATTACAGGTTTTTTATTTCTTCTTATACATTTGGTGTCTTTAAGATCATTTGGAGTTCCTTATTTTTCTCCGTTTTCTCCCCTTTCCCTGCCTGATTGGAAAGACAGCATGGTAAGATTTCCAATCTGGACTTTAAGAAAAAAGCCTGAATTTATGAAAAAGAGAAGTTCCAAAATTAGATAA
- the adhE gene encoding bifunctional acetaldehyde-CoA/alcohol dehydrogenase — translation MTDKKKKTTDVNEMIEKLVKNGQKALEEFMEMGQEQIDKIVHAMALAGINDHMRLAKLAVEETGRGVFEDKVIKNIFSTEYIWHSIKDEKTVGVITENDLEGYVEVAEPVGVIAGITPVTNPTSTTMFKSLISVKTRNPIIFAFHPSAQKCSAEAAKTLRDAAVAKGAPKHCIQWIEVPSIEATNALMKHPGVSLILATGGSGMVHSAYSCGKPALGVGPGNVPCYINKDVDVERACTDLILSKTFDNGMICASEQAVIVDEDIRTEFESIMKKYSCYFLNEEETEKVTNYVINKAKMAVNPEVVGKSAAVIAKNAGIEVPEDTKILIAKLPKPSIEYPLSIEKLSPVLAYFVVKDAKQGFEYAREMLKLGGLGHSAVIHSNNEQLCKEFGEIMKVGRVIVNSPSSQGAIGDIYNTNTPSLTLGCGSYGRNSTTSNVSTVNLINKKRIAKRRVNMQWFKIPPKIYFEHGSVQYLQHMPDISRAFIVTDPVMVKLGYVSKVLYYLRKRKIYCHSEIFADVEPDPSIETIMRGVDLMKKFEPDVIIALGGGSAIDAAKCMWLFYENPDTSFDGLKLKFLDIRKRAFQYPNLGEKTKLVAIPTTSGTGSEVTSFSVVTDKEKGNIKYPLADYELTPDVAIIDPQFVMTMPKNITADTGMDVLTHAIEAYVSILASDYTNALAMKAIELVFKYLPRSYNDPSDRVAREKMHNASCIAGMAFTNAFLGINHSLAHKLGGEFNIPHGRANAVLLPHVIRYNAQKPTKFAIFPKYEKYVADYRYAQISRFLNFGGETQEEQIENLIKAIKELMRKLNMPMTIAECGVNEAEFLSKLQDLAERAFEDQCTTTNPRYPLVEELVEIYKKAYYGE, via the coding sequence ATGACAGACAAAAAGAAAAAAACCACAGATGTTAATGAAATGATAGAGAAGCTTGTAAAAAACGGGCAAAAAGCTCTTGAAGAGTTTATGGAAATGGGACAGGAACAAATTGATAAAATTGTACACGCTATGGCTTTGGCTGGGATAAATGACCATATGCGCCTGGCAAAATTAGCCGTTGAAGAGACTGGAAGGGGTGTTTTTGAAGACAAAGTAATAAAAAATATTTTTTCTACAGAATACATCTGGCACAGCATTAAAGATGAAAAGACTGTAGGAGTAATTACAGAAAACGATTTGGAAGGCTATGTAGAGGTGGCAGAGCCGGTGGGAGTAATTGCAGGAATTACCCCTGTAACCAACCCTACTTCAACCACCATGTTTAAATCCCTTATATCTGTTAAGACAAGAAACCCTATTATATTTGCATTTCATCCGTCAGCCCAGAAATGCTCAGCAGAAGCAGCAAAGACACTCAGGGATGCGGCTGTTGCAAAAGGAGCACCGAAGCATTGTATACAGTGGATAGAAGTTCCTTCCATTGAAGCCACCAATGCACTTATGAAGCATCCAGGGGTGTCACTGATTCTTGCAACAGGTGGTTCAGGCATGGTTCATTCTGCATATAGCTGTGGAAAGCCTGCCCTGGGCGTAGGACCTGGAAATGTGCCTTGTTATATAAATAAAGATGTTGATGTGGAAAGGGCATGTACAGACCTCATTTTGTCAAAAACATTTGATAATGGGATGATATGTGCTTCTGAACAGGCGGTTATTGTGGATGAGGACATAAGAACTGAATTTGAAAGCATAATGAAAAAATACTCCTGCTACTTTTTAAATGAAGAAGAAACTGAAAAAGTTACAAATTATGTTATAAACAAAGCAAAGATGGCTGTTAATCCGGAAGTTGTAGGTAAAAGTGCAGCGGTAATTGCTAAAAATGCCGGAATAGAAGTTCCGGAGGATACAAAAATTCTTATTGCAAAACTGCCAAAACCTTCAATTGAATATCCTCTTTCAATTGAAAAACTGTCTCCGGTTCTTGCATATTTTGTAGTTAAGGATGCAAAGCAGGGATTTGAGTATGCAAGGGAAATGTTAAAACTTGGAGGACTAGGGCATTCAGCAGTTATTCATTCAAATAATGAACAGCTTTGCAAGGAATTCGGGGAGATAATGAAGGTGGGACGTGTAATAGTAAATTCTCCTTCCTCTCAAGGTGCAATTGGTGATATATATAACACCAACACACCATCATTGACCCTTGGATGTGGATCTTACGGAAGAAACTCCACTACATCAAATGTGTCCACAGTTAACCTGATTAACAAAAAGAGGATTGCAAAGAGGAGGGTGAATATGCAGTGGTTTAAAATTCCACCTAAAATATACTTTGAACATGGTTCGGTGCAGTATTTACAGCATATGCCTGATATAAGCCGTGCATTTATTGTTACCGACCCTGTTATGGTCAAATTAGGATATGTATCAAAAGTTTTGTACTATCTCAGAAAGCGTAAAATATACTGCCATAGTGAAATTTTTGCAGATGTTGAACCGGATCCTTCCATTGAAACCATTATGCGTGGTGTGGATCTGATGAAGAAATTTGAACCGGACGTTATTATTGCATTGGGCGGAGGATCTGCAATTGATGCAGCTAAATGTATGTGGCTGTTTTATGAAAATCCGGATACATCTTTTGACGGGCTTAAATTAAAATTCCTTGATATAAGAAAACGTGCATTCCAATATCCAAACTTAGGGGAAAAGACAAAACTTGTAGCGATACCTACTACTTCAGGTACCGGTTCTGAGGTAACATCATTTTCAGTGGTTACCGACAAGGAAAAGGGAAATATTAAATACCCGTTGGCAGACTACGAACTTACTCCGGATGTTGCCATAATAGACCCGCAGTTTGTAATGACAATGCCAAAAAACATAACTGCAGATACAGGTATGGACGTACTAACCCATGCAATTGAAGCATATGTTTCAATACTTGCCTCAGATTATACAAATGCATTGGCTATGAAGGCAATTGAACTTGTATTTAAATATTTGCCCCGCTCCTATAATGACCCTTCAGACAGGGTTGCCAGGGAGAAAATGCATAATGCTTCCTGTATAGCAGGTATGGCTTTTACAAATGCTTTTCTTGGCATAAATCACTCATTGGCTCACAAGCTGGGAGGAGAGTTTAACATTCCTCACGGAAGGGCAAATGCAGTACTTTTACCCCATGTAATCAGGTACAATGCCCAAAAGCCTACTAAGTTTGCAATATTCCCTAAGTATGAAAAATACGTAGCGGATTACCGTTATGCCCAGATTTCCCGCTTCTTGAATTTTGGCGGGGAAACCCAGGAAGAGCAAATAGAAAACTTAATTAAAGCAATAAAGGAACTTATGAGAAAGCTTAATATGCCTATGACCATTGCAGAATGCGGGGTAAATGAAGCTGAGTTCTTATCAAAACTCCAGGATTTGGCAGAAAGGGCTTTTGAAGACCAGTGTACAACTACAAACCCAAGATATCCTCTTGTAGAGGAGTTAGTAGAAATATACAAAAAAGCATATTATGGGGAATAA
- a CDS encoding ABC transporter substrate-binding protein, with protein MCFKKFSKLTKQFLALFMALIVLLSFTGCGSGKAKVKEYHVGILSGISYLAAAIDGFKEEMTKRGYIEGENIRYTILSTESDLEEYKIFSKKFVEDGVDLVFCYPTEAALALKEATEGTDIPVVFGVTNIEGTDLVKSVREPGGNITGVRYPGPDLAIKRLEFMLEIVPDAKRILLPYSSELPVCGPQLEVLPEAAERLGVELIYAGAKTPEELEAIFNEYDSQEEIGFDAIVSIAEAFAVEPVTFLTMIKFANKHNIPMGGALMQYDGYSSLFGININEYVTGQLAAGLADKILKGEDVSKIPVVTDEDFIQINYRELKKQGFDIPESVLNQADEIIR; from the coding sequence ATGTGTTTTAAAAAATTTTCCAAACTCACAAAACAATTCTTAGCACTATTTATGGCTCTCATAGTTCTTTTATCGTTCACAGGATGCGGCAGCGGGAAAGCAAAAGTTAAAGAATATCATGTTGGCATTTTGTCAGGAATTAGCTATCTTGCTGCAGCAATAGACGGTTTTAAGGAAGAAATGACAAAGCGCGGATATATCGAGGGAGAAAACATTCGCTACACTATTCTTAGTACAGAATCTGATTTAGAAGAGTATAAAATTTTTTCAAAAAAGTTTGTAGAAGACGGGGTTGATTTGGTTTTTTGTTATCCGACAGAAGCTGCCCTAGCATTAAAAGAAGCCACTGAAGGTACTGATATACCTGTTGTATTTGGTGTAACAAATATTGAAGGTACTGACCTTGTAAAAAGTGTTCGTGAACCTGGAGGCAATATAACCGGTGTACGCTATCCCGGTCCTGACCTGGCAATTAAACGTCTGGAATTTATGCTTGAAATTGTACCTGATGCAAAACGGATATTATTGCCGTACAGCTCAGAACTTCCTGTTTGCGGTCCCCAATTGGAAGTACTTCCTGAAGCTGCAGAAAGACTTGGTGTGGAACTGATATATGCAGGTGCAAAAACCCCCGAAGAACTGGAAGCAATATTTAATGAATACGACAGCCAGGAGGAAATTGGATTTGATGCAATAGTATCAATAGCTGAAGCCTTTGCGGTAGAACCTGTCACTTTCCTTACCATGATTAAATTTGCAAATAAACATAATATTCCTATGGGCGGCGCTCTTATGCAATATGACGGATATTCATCACTTTTTGGTATTAATATCAATGAATATGTTACAGGTCAATTAGCTGCAGGATTGGCAGATAAAATTTTAAAAGGCGAAGATGTATCCAAAATACCTGTTGTAACAGATGAGGACTTTATTCAGATTAACTACAGGGAACTTAAAAAACAGGGATTTGACATACCTGAATCGGTGTTAAACCAAGCTGATGAAATTATAAGATAA